Proteins encoded together in one Quercus lobata isolate SW786 chromosome 3, ValleyOak3.0 Primary Assembly, whole genome shotgun sequence window:
- the LOC115982660 gene encoding equilibrative nucleotide transporter 1, producing MGFTTTANDGDSESTVLLTTTLTSPTTTTAAPIPKDKFHLAYIIYFTLGCGYLLPWNAFITAVDYFTYLYPDASVDRIFAVAYMLVGLICLFVIILYSNKSHVFVRINAGLGLFVVALLIVPLLDVFYLRGRVGLYDGFYVTVAAMGLCGLADALVQGGVIGAAGEMPERYMQAVVAGTAASGVLVSVLRILTKAVYSQDEEGLRSSANLYFSVSIVVMAICIVFYNVAHKLPVMRYYADLKVLAVNVEKEEKGPLTGPVWRATLWKIVGNVKWYGFGIVLIYIVTLSIFPGYITEDVYSELLKDWYSIVLITGYNVFDLIGKCLTPVYFLKNAKVAIGGCVARLLFFPLFYGCLHGPAFFRTEIPVTILTCLLGLTNGYLTSVLMILAPKVVPLQHAETAGIVMVLFLVLGLAIGSIVSWFWVI from the exons ATGGGTTTCACCACCACAGCCAACGACGGAGACTCCGAATCAACCGTCCTCTTAACCACCACTTTAACTtccccaaccaccaccaccgccgccCCAATCCCCAAAGACAAATTCCACCTCGCCTACATAATCTACTTCACACTCGGCTGCGGCTACCTCCTCCCATGGAACGCCTTCATCACCGCCGTCGACTACTTCACCTACCTCTACCCCGACGCCAGCGTCGACCGCATCTTCGCCGTGGCCTACATGCTCGTCGGTCTAATCTGCCTCTTCGTCATCATCCTCTACTCCAACAAGTCCCACGTCTTCGTTCGCATCAACGCCGGCCTGGGCCTCTTCGTCGTCGCGCTCCTTATCGTCCCCTTGCTGGACGTGTTCTACCTCCGGGGCCGGGTCGGGTTGTACGACGGGTTTTACGTCACGGTCGCGGCAATGGGTCTCTGCGGCTTGGCCGATGCGTTGGTCCAAGGTGGTGTCATCGGCGCCGCCGGTGAAATGCCTGAGCGTTACATGCAAGCAGTTGTTGCTGGCACCGCCGCTTCAG GGGTTCTTGTTTCTGTTCTACGGATCCTAACCAAAGCTGTATACTCACAAGATGAAGAAGGCCTTAGAAGCAGTGCGAATCTCTATTTCTCTGTTAGTATTGTGGTTATGGCCATATGCATTGTCTTTTACAATGTAGCTCATAAGCTTCCGGTTATGAGGTACTACGCTGACTTGAAGGTTCTAGCTGTGAATgtggaaaaagaagagaaaggtcCCCTGACTGGGCCTGTTTGGAGGGCAACCCTGTGGAAGATAGTAGGAAATGTGAAGTGGTACGGATTTGGCATTGTTCTAATTTACATTGTGACTTTGTCAATATTTCCGGGATATATCACAGAGGATGTGTACTCTGAGCTTCTCAAGGATTGGTACTCAATCGTTCTCATCACGGGTTACAATGTGTTTGATCTGATTGGCAAGTGTCTCACTCCagtatatttccttaaaaatgcAAAGGTCGCGATTGGTGGATGTGTTGCAAGATTGTTGTTCTTTCCACTTTTCTACGGCTGCTTGCATGGTCCCGCATTCTTCCGAACAGAGATTCCAGTGACCATCCTGACTTGCCTTTTGGGGCTTACAAATGGATACTTAACTAGCGTGTTGATGATTTTGGCTCCCAAAGTTGTCCCATTACAACATGCAGAGACTGCAGGGATTGTGATGGTATTATTCTTAGTTTTAGGTCTGGCCATTGGTTCAATTGTATCTTGGTTTTGGGTAATTTGA